The segment TACCACGTCTTTCGATATGCCTCGTCGCGGGATCCGGACGAGTTCGACGCGTACCGTGCCGCGTTGTCCGTCCCGGAGGGCGACCGGATCGCGCGCGAGGAGCTCGAGAAGAGGAATCCCGATTACCGGATCGCCCGCGACGGTTTCCTCAAGGGTCGCAACGACTCGGCCGACATCGACGGCATGATCGATCTGTTCCGGCGCTTTCGCAGTGTCGAGCTCGTCGATCGATCGATCGCCATCTGGGCGGAAGCGGACACCCACATCGCGAAGCTCTCGAGCCTGGGCGATCAGCTGCACGCCGAGATCGACAGGGATCCGCCACAACAAACCAGGATCGATGCGGCGCTTGCCGCGATCGATCGCGAAGCGGGGATCCTCACTCCGCTCGAAGACGCGTTTTCCTATTCTTTCGGACAGGCTGCACGCGAGATCTGTCGATGGCTGATCGAGCTGCTGTTCGTGGCAACGGCAGTGCTGACGACATGCGTGGTATGGTTCGGGCGCGTCGTGCTGCGCGAACGCGAGCAGCACCAGAACGAGCTGAGCGAGAGCGAAAATCGTTACCGGACGTTCTTCGAGACCAGTCTCGACGCCGTGATCCTCGTCCGACAGGACGGCGAGTTCGAAGCGGTCAACCCTGCAGCCTGTACCGCGTTCGGCTACGAGGAGTCCGAACTGAAAAAGCCCAACGGCGATGCGGCGCGCGCGCAGCTGGACTGCTTCCACCGCGCCATCAAGGAGACGTACCTGACCGGGAATTTCCAGGGCCATCTTCCGTTCCAGCGCAAGGACGGCAGTGTGTTCACCGGAGAAGTTTCCGCGTCGATGTTCAGCGACTCTTCCGGTGAGCGGAAGACGAGCATCATCATCCGCGACGTCAGTGCCAGGATTCGCGCCGAGGCCGAGATCCGTGACCTCAACGCTTCTCTCGAAGAGCGCGTCGTCGCTCGAACCGCCGAGCTGGAAACCGCGAACCGCGAGCTGTCGCTGTTCAATCGCGAGCTCGAATCCTTCTGTTATACCGTCTCTCACGACTTACGCCTGCCGCTGCGTTCCATGAACGGGTTCAGTGAGATCCTGCTCTCCGACTACGCCGAGATGCTCGACGGCCGGGCTCAGGACTACCTCCATCGCGTCCAGCACGCGTGTCACCGTATGGGCAGGCTGATCGACGATCTGCTGAGCCTTACGCGCTACACTCGGCAGAAACTGGTATGGAAAGAAGTCGACGTCGGCGTGATCGCGGCACAGGTCATCGAAGAGCTGCGCGCCGCACATCCGGGGAATGGCGTCGCGGTGGACATTGTCGCGCACCCCCCCGCTGCAACCTCGCTCGGCGACCCGTTCCTGATTCGCGTCCTGCTGCAGCACCTGCTGGCGAACGCGTGGAAGTTCTCAATTCGGGCTGCGCATCCGCAGATCGAATTCGGAAGCACGACGGGAAGCGACGGAACCGTCTATTTTGTTCGCGACAACGGCTGCGGCTTCGACATAGTCTACGCGGACAAGCTTTTCGGCGTCTTCAATCGCCTGCACACACCCGACGAGTTCGACGGGACCGGAATCGGCCTTGCGATCGTTCAGCGCATCGTGATGCGGCACGGCGGGCGAATCTGGGCCGACAGTGCGCCGCAGGAAGGAGCGACGTTCTATTTCACGCTCCCCGGCCCGGCGAAGGTCGGATCGGCGTCGGACGCGACCAGGCAACTGTCCGCCTCGGCCTGATGGGCCCTTTCAACCCGCGAGAGTCCTCACGGCTGCCGCGGCGACGCGAAGCGCATCGCTGTCGCCGGATCCTGGCGGAAGGGTCGCCAGAAGATCGTCGAGCATCGCAGCCGCTTCGGCGAGTGCCTCGGTGCGGGTGAGCGATCGAATCGGAAGTTTCCAGCGGTTGGCAGCCCGGTAGGAGCCGCACACGTGACAGTAAGACCTTCGCTGCGAATGGGCCTCAGTATGTTCGCAGTCGGTCATGTTCGCGTCCCCCGGCCTCGAGACTGGCCGGGGCGTTTGCCTCGGGCTCGAGCGAGCCACCTCTAGTGGACTGGTACTGCCGAGTCCAGACCGGTCATCGAACCGTGGATCATCCTGCTCAGGCGCGTCGCAGCGCAGGCATGACGCCCGTCCTCGAGGCCTACGACGGCTCGTTCGGCTGCGACTTCGTCGTCTCCAAGGTCCTCCAAGGCCCGAGCGATGGGCTGAACCGTGTCTCTACCATCACGTTCCCCGATCGCGCGACGCGGGTGCGGTTCTTCGCCGACGCGCACTATCGCGAAGTGCGCGCGGCTCACTTCGACGGGGCGGTTGCGAAAGCCGTCGTCCTCGCGGAATTCGTCGAGGATCCCAGCCGCACCTGTGGGCGCGTGTGACCCGACTCAAGACGTGCGTACCTCACTGCTCGAAGTGATCCTTCACGCCGCTCAAGCGCTCTGTGAGGCACGCCGCTGAGCTTCTGCGGCGGTGAAACGAACACCTGAAGAATCATCAGCAGACGTGAAGTCATTCCTGACTTCGCCCATCTGCAGCTCCGCACCGCCGCGCGCCCTCTCTCCGGACCCTCGAGACAGGGATGCGCAGAGGCTCGGGGCGGTGCGGCTGTCGCACCATTACCGGCCACTCAGGCCGCTGTTGCTGCCGACGCCGGCCCCTTGCGGAGTGCGCGCGCCAGGACGGCCGTATCGGTGAAGGCCCGAAGGTGCTGCAGATGCCCGTCGCGAACCGTCCATACGTGCGCAAACGGAACATCGACATGCACACCGTGCTCGCGTGTCCTGCCGTCGATGCGTCCGATCGCGACTACCTGGTCCCCGGCGGCGACGAACTCGTCGGCGACGAACCGGACATCAAACGCGCCGTAGAAGCTGGTAAGGAACCGCTCGAGCACGTCCTCGAGACCCTCGAAGTGGCCACAGCCTACCGGCATTCCCTCGGGCTGATCGTAGACCACCCTCGGCGCCTGCAGACCCCGTAGTGCCTCACGATGTCCGGGCACGGTGGCGTCGTAGAAAGCTCGAACTCGCGTCTCGTTGTCTTTCGTCTCGTCCATGGCTCGTGCTCCTTTGTTCCAGTCGCAGTTCCGGTCGCAGTTCCGGTGGCATCAATACTCGGCAAACGCGTCGTCGGGGTAGCAGTACAGCCAGCGTTCCGCCGGCTCGGCCGACGCGATCACCGGATGGCCGGTGGCTTTCGCGTGAGCGGTCGCGTGCCGGCCCGGCGAATCGTCGCAGCACCTCGTCGCTCCACATTCCTGGCAGATTCGCAGGTGCACCCACTCGCTGCCCGTCTTGACGCATTCGTCGCATTGTCGTCGTTTCGGATGTTTGACCGTCGTGATCGCGGAGATGTGCTGGCAGGCTGTTTCCGTCATCGCTCGACTCCTAGTCGTGCAGCGCGCGGTGGACGAACGAGATTGCGATCGATCCTTCGCCGACGGCCGATGCAACCCGTTTGATATTGCCCGAGCGCACGTCACCGACGGCGAACACGCCTGGGCGACTCGTCTCCAGCAGATAGGGCGCTCTCGTGAGCGGCCAGTGGGCGGTGGCGAGATCTTCCTCGGACAGATCGGGGCCGGTTTTGACGAATCCGTGGGCATCGAGCGCGACGCAGCCCGTGATCCAGCCGGTTGCCGGGACGGCGCCGGTCATCATGAACACGTGCCGGATGGGGCGGGTCTCGACGTCACCACCAGGATGATTGCGCCACTGCACCTTTTCGAGATGGTCGTTGCCTTCGAGCGCGACGATCTCGGTGTGGGTTCGCAGAGTGATCGTCGGACTCTGCTCGATGCGGCGCACGAGGTAGCGCGACATCGTCTCGGCGAGACTGCCGGAGCGTACCAGCATGTGCACGTGCTTGGCCGTCTGGGCAAGAAACACCGCCGCCTGGCCGGCGGAGTTGCCACCGCCGATCACGGCGATTTCTTCGCCCGGACAAAGTTGGGCTTCCATGAACGTCGCGCCGTAGTAGACCCCGGCGTTCTCGAACCGCGCCAGGTTCTCGATCTCCGGTCGTCGATAACTCGCGCCAGTGGCGATCACGATGGTTCGGGCTTGCAGGAGCTCACCGGCATCGATCTCGACCGCGTAAGGTTGACGATCGCATGCGAGCCGTACTGCCGAGTTCGCGATCATCACGCTGGCCCCGAACTTCTGCGCCTGCGTGTACGCCCGTCCTGCCAGCGCCTGGCCCGAGATGCCCGTGGGGAAGCCAAGGTAGTTCTCGATCTTCGAGCTGGAACCCGCCTGTCCGCCAGGCGCACTGGTCTCGACCACGAGCACGTCGAGACCTTCCGAGGCCGCGTATACGGCAGCGGCCAGTCCGGCAGGACCCGCACCGACGACGATCAGCTGGCGCATCTGGAGGTGATCAATGGATTCGTTCAATCCCAGACATTCGGCGATCTGGCGGTTGGTGGGATTGCGAAGCACCGACTCGTTGCGACAGATCAGTACAGGCACATCGGCGGCGCTGAGCTTGAAACGGTCGAGCAGTTGCTGCACGTCGGCGTCGCGGTCCAGATCGATGTAAGAGTAGGGATGACCGTTGCGGCTCAGGAATTCCTTGACCCTGATGGTCCCCGAGCAGTGATCCGAACCGACCAGCACGACGTCGCCGATCCCGCTCGCGATCAGCTCGACGCGACGCACGATGAACGCGCGCATGATCAATTCGCCGACCTCGCTGTCGATCTGCACGAGCGCCAGCATCTGATCGCGATCGAGCTCGACGACCTCGCCGGAATCGATCGCGCGGATTCGAACCAGCGACGGCCGCCCCGAAAGCATGGAGACCTCGCCGGTAAATTGTGCCGGCCCATGAACGGTCACGGGGGTCTCGCCGACGCCGGTGCTCCGAACGACTTCGAGGTGTCCCGCCTGGATGACGAAGAACGGTACGACTCGCTGGCCGGCTTCGACCAGAATTTCTCCCGGTTGAAACGAGCGAACCGTTCCGCGAGTTGCGATGCGTTCGATCTGCGCGTGCGTAAGCGTCGGGAACATCCGGTCGACCCCTGGAGTAGAAGTCGTCCGCGGATCGGGAGGATGCGCTGCTGCCGGCGCTGCAGCGATCGACGTCTTTTCTCCGGCCGGTGCCATCGAAGATACGACCTGCTGGAAAATTGGCTCAGATCGTCGTCGAGAGCGAAACGTCGTGCCACCCGGATGCGCATGGTCAAGCTTCGGCCGAAGGAGCGAACGGTTCACCGACTCTCCTTCTTGCGGGAGATGCGAAACGCGGCCGCCCGGCCTGCTTTCTGTTCCTGGCGGGCGCGGCCGAAGGCCATGGCGTCGGGCATCACGTCCTCGGTGATCACGCTGCCCGCGGTCACCATCGCGCGGTCGCCGATTGTGACCGGTGCCACGAGAATGGAATCCGAACCGAGGAAAACATTGTCGCCGATGGTGGTGTGATGCTTGGTGAAGCCGTCGTAGTTACAGGTGATGGTTCCGGCACCGACGTTGCTGCCCGCACCGATAGAGCAATCTCCGAGAAACGCGAGATGATTGGCGGCCGCTCCTTCGCCCATCGTCGTCGCCTTGATCTCCACGAAATTGCCGACCCGGGCGCCTGCACCCACATCGGTGCCGGAGCGCAGTCGTGCGAAAGGCCCGATGGTCGCGCCCCGACGCACCGTACAGCCTTCGAGATGGCTGAAGGCGCGGATCTCGACATCGCGCTCGACCGTGACACCGGGGCCAAACACGACGTGGGGTTCAATGATCACGTCTGCTTCCAGATGCGTGTCGGTGCAGAGGAACACGGTTGCGGGGGCTGTCATCGTCACACCCGCCTCCATCGCGGCCGTCCGCAGCCGGTCCTGAACACTTGCCTCGGCGACGGCAAGATCCGCGCGGGAGTTCACGGGTCGCAGATCGGCCTCCGGCGCCTCCACGGCGGCGACGCGCAGACCTTCGGCACGGGCGAGCGCGACGACCTCGCCAAGGAAAAGCTCGCGCCTGGTGCTTCGGTCGCGGGCTCTGCTCAGCCAGCCGCGCATGCGCGCTGCACCCGCGCACAGTACGCCAGCGTAGCAGAGGTTGTCTCGAGGTTCGGGGGCAGTCGCCTGCTCCGGGGCTTCGATCCGGTCGACGAACCCGTCGCGCTCAACCACGCGACCATGTCGTTGCGGATCGGCAGGGCGGACGGCGAGCAGGGAAAGGCCGACATCCTTGACGCTGAAGCAATCGAGCAGTCGCCGAAGCGTGTCGGGTCGTATCAGCGGAGTGTCGGCGAAGAGCACGGCGACATCGCCGTCGCCGAAAAGGGCTTCCGCCTGCAAAGCGGCATGGGCGGGTCCGAGGCCCTCGTGCTGGATCACGCTCCCGTGGGG is part of the Candidatus Binatia bacterium genome and harbors:
- a CDS encoding DUF1330 domain-containing protein, encoding MTPVLEAYDGSFGCDFVVSKVLQGPSDGLNRVSTITFPDRATRVRFFADAHYREVRAAHFDGAVAKAVVLAEFVEDPSRTCGRV
- a CDS encoding FAD-dependent oxidoreductase, which codes for MAPAGEKTSIAAAPAAAHPPDPRTTSTPGVDRMFPTLTHAQIERIATRGTVRSFQPGEILVEAGQRVVPFFVIQAGHLEVVRSTGVGETPVTVHGPAQFTGEVSMLSGRPSLVRIRAIDSGEVVELDRDQMLALVQIDSEVGELIMRAFIVRRVELIASGIGDVVLVGSDHCSGTIRVKEFLSRNGHPYSYIDLDRDADVQQLLDRFKLSAADVPVLICRNESVLRNPTNRQIAECLGLNESIDHLQMRQLIVVGAGPAGLAAAVYAASEGLDVLVVETSAPGGQAGSSSKIENYLGFPTGISGQALAGRAYTQAQKFGASVMIANSAVRLACDRQPYAVEIDAGELLQARTIVIATGASYRRPEIENLARFENAGVYYGATFMEAQLCPGEEIAVIGGGNSAGQAAVFLAQTAKHVHMLVRSGSLAETMSRYLVRRIEQSPTITLRTHTEIVALEGNDHLEKVQWRNHPGGDVETRPIRHVFMMTGAVPATGWITGCVALDAHGFVKTGPDLSEEDLATAHWPLTRAPYLLETSRPGVFAVGDVRSGNIKRVASAVGEGSIAISFVHRALHD
- a CDS encoding PAS domain S-box protein gives rise to the protein MGMPVIRRGDDQNGAGSSLFLRLALPFLLALICLVGFAVAGMSVLSAVRSYVGGEGLWSKAQKEAVYHVFRYASSRDPDEFDAYRAALSVPEGDRIAREELEKRNPDYRIARDGFLKGRNDSADIDGMIDLFRRFRSVELVDRSIAIWAEADTHIAKLSSLGDQLHAEIDRDPPQQTRIDAALAAIDREAGILTPLEDAFSYSFGQAAREICRWLIELLFVATAVLTTCVVWFGRVVLREREQHQNELSESENRYRTFFETSLDAVILVRQDGEFEAVNPAACTAFGYEESELKKPNGDAARAQLDCFHRAIKETYLTGNFQGHLPFQRKDGSVFTGEVSASMFSDSSGERKTSIIIRDVSARIRAEAEIRDLNASLEERVVARTAELETANRELSLFNRELESFCYTVSHDLRLPLRSMNGFSEILLSDYAEMLDGRAQDYLHRVQHACHRMGRLIDDLLSLTRYTRQKLVWKEVDVGVIAAQVIEELRAAHPGNGVAVDIVAHPPAATSLGDPFLIRVLLQHLLANAWKFSIRAAHPQIEFGSTTGSDGTVYFVRDNGCGFDIVYADKLFGVFNRLHTPDEFDGTGIGLAIVQRIVMRHGGRIWADSAPQEGATFYFTLPGPAKVGSASDATRQLSASA
- a CDS encoding UBP-type zinc finger domain-containing protein, coding for MTETACQHISAITTVKHPKRRQCDECVKTGSEWVHLRICQECGATRCCDDSPGRHATAHAKATGHPVIASAEPAERWLYCYPDDAFAEY
- the glmU gene encoding bifunctional UDP-N-acetylglucosamine diphosphorylase/glucosamine-1-phosphate N-acetyltransferase GlmU; its protein translation is MAATAVVLAADYNHGMKSSRTGPLHMIAGRPMLQHLLATCEKVFSRIVVVVGVDMQAVSDAALPHGSVIQHEGLGPAHAALQAEALFGDGDVAVLFADTPLIRPDTLRRLLDCFSVKDVGLSLLAVRPADPQRHGRVVERDGFVDRIEAPEQATAPEPRDNLCYAGVLCAGAARMRGWLSRARDRSTRRELFLGEVVALARAEGLRVAAVEAPEADLRPVNSRADLAVAEASVQDRLRTAAMEAGVTMTAPATVFLCTDTHLEADVIIEPHVVFGPGVTVERDVEIRAFSHLEGCTVRRGATIGPFARLRSGTDVGAGARVGNFVEIKATTMGEGAAANHLAFLGDCSIGAGSNVGAGTITCNYDGFTKHHTTIGDNVFLGSDSILVAPVTIGDRAMVTAGSVITEDVMPDAMAFGRARQEQKAGRAAAFRISRKKESR
- a CDS encoding nuclear transport factor 2 family protein, whose amino-acid sequence is MDETKDNETRVRAFYDATVPGHREALRGLQAPRVVYDQPEGMPVGCGHFEGLEDVLERFLTSFYGAFDVRFVADEFVAAGDQVVAIGRIDGRTREHGVHVDVPFAHVWTVRDGHLQHLRAFTDTAVLARALRKGPASAATAA